From Microbacterium sp. LWH11-1.2, one genomic window encodes:
- a CDS encoding alpha-E domain-containing protein encodes MLSRIAEALFWIGRYVERADGTARILDVHLQLLLEDPWVEEDTACRALLSVMGTTADGERTVGRDDVVRLLALDRDHAASIAHSIAAARENARRAREIISTDLWETLNESNARMPRWVASDKTHPFFRWVRDRSALAFGVVDSSTSRDEAWQFFVLGRSIERADMTARLLATRSLTDAGGPSWTTLLRSCGAYEAHLRGHRAVPTAASAVEFLLVDKLFPRSVLSSILQAEECLRGIDPAGAFGAPDRAHRVLGRMRSELEYRPVADIVHRLSESMEEVQVAISVASDAIRERYFPSIAMPVWIGEAL; translated from the coding sequence ATGCTGAGCCGCATCGCCGAGGCGCTGTTCTGGATCGGCCGCTACGTCGAGCGCGCCGACGGCACCGCCCGCATCCTGGACGTGCACCTGCAGCTGCTCCTGGAGGATCCGTGGGTCGAGGAGGACACTGCATGCCGGGCCCTGCTCTCGGTCATGGGTACCACGGCCGACGGCGAACGCACGGTCGGGCGCGACGACGTGGTGCGGCTGCTGGCGCTGGACCGCGATCACGCGGCATCCATCGCCCACTCGATCGCAGCCGCGCGCGAGAACGCACGGCGGGCACGGGAGATCATCTCGACGGATCTCTGGGAGACCCTCAACGAGTCGAATGCGCGGATGCCGCGGTGGGTCGCCTCCGACAAGACGCACCCGTTCTTCCGCTGGGTCCGCGACCGGTCGGCGCTCGCGTTCGGCGTGGTCGACTCGTCGACGAGCCGCGACGAGGCCTGGCAGTTCTTCGTCCTCGGCCGTTCGATCGAGCGCGCCGACATGACGGCCCGTCTGTTGGCGACCCGGTCGCTGACGGATGCCGGCGGCCCGAGCTGGACCACGCTGCTGCGCAGCTGCGGCGCGTACGAAGCACATCTGCGCGGTCATCGTGCGGTGCCGACGGCGGCCTCAGCGGTGGAGTTCCTGCTCGTGGACAAGCTGTTCCCGAGGTCGGTGCTGTCGAGCATCCTGCAGGCGGAGGAGTGTCTGCGAGGGATCGACCCGGCCGGAGCGTTCGGCGCACCTGATCGTGCGCATCGGGTGCTCGGCCGGATGCGATCGGAACTGGAGTACCGACCCGTCGCCGACATCGTGCACCGGCTCTCGGAGAGCATGGAAGAGGTGCAGGTGGCGATCTCGGTGGCGAGCGATGCGATCCGGGAGCGCTACTTCCCGTCGATCGCGATGCCGGTGTGGATCGGAGAGGCACTGTGA
- a CDS encoding circularly permuted type 2 ATP-grasp protein, producing MESLFNGYTSRRTAMRRGPQPWDEMFPSEVVAGAGDVRLPYRDMYPALAGMDDAELRARTDALASSYLAQGVTFDFAGEERPFPLDVVPRVIAAEDWMYVESGVKQRVRALEAFLADVYGPQSAVRDGVIPATLISSSSHFHRQAAGIVGANGVRIHVAGIDVIRDEKGAWRVLEDNVRVPSGVSYVLANRRVMAQTLPELFTSLRVRPVVDYPGRLLQALRAAAPAGVDDPTVVVLTPGVYNSAYYEHTLLARMMGVELVEGRDLFCSGGRVWMHTTAGPTRVDVIYRRVDDEFLDPQHFRPDSVLGAPGLMLAARLGNVTLANAIGNGVADDKLVYTYVPELIRYYLGEDPILPNVDTWRLEEPDALAEVLDRLDELVVKPVDGSGGKGLVVGPDATRAELDALRAQLLADPRGWIAQPVVQLSTIPTLVEDGFRPRHVDLRPFAVNDGEDIWVLPGGLTRVALPEGQLVVNSSQGGGSKDTWVLDPSLFTGPTATLAGLSDPATDEVSIATGAIGIVSSPREEPHPPFLSSPQDEDLETRHHQQQQQQQQQQQGGATC from the coding sequence ATGGAGTCGCTGTTCAACGGATACACCTCTCGTCGCACCGCGATGCGCCGCGGGCCGCAGCCCTGGGACGAGATGTTCCCGTCCGAGGTCGTGGCGGGCGCGGGCGATGTGCGCCTCCCGTACCGCGACATGTACCCGGCGCTCGCAGGGATGGACGATGCCGAGCTGCGGGCGCGGACGGATGCGCTGGCGAGCTCGTACCTCGCGCAGGGCGTGACGTTCGACTTCGCGGGCGAGGAGCGGCCGTTCCCGCTCGACGTGGTGCCGCGTGTGATCGCCGCCGAGGACTGGATGTACGTCGAATCCGGGGTCAAGCAGCGCGTGCGTGCGCTCGAGGCCTTCCTCGCGGACGTCTACGGCCCGCAGTCGGCGGTGCGCGACGGGGTGATCCCCGCGACGCTGATCAGCTCCTCCTCGCACTTCCACCGCCAGGCGGCGGGCATCGTCGGCGCGAACGGCGTGCGCATCCACGTGGCCGGGATCGACGTCATCCGCGACGAGAAGGGCGCCTGGCGGGTGCTCGAGGACAACGTCCGCGTGCCGAGCGGCGTCAGCTATGTGCTCGCGAACCGACGGGTGATGGCGCAGACGCTCCCGGAGCTGTTCACGAGTCTCCGGGTGCGACCGGTCGTCGACTATCCGGGACGACTGCTCCAGGCGCTGCGCGCCGCGGCGCCGGCCGGCGTCGACGACCCCACCGTCGTCGTGCTCACGCCCGGTGTGTACAACTCCGCGTACTACGAGCACACGCTGCTGGCGCGCATGATGGGCGTCGAGCTCGTCGAGGGTCGCGACCTCTTCTGCTCCGGCGGACGGGTGTGGATGCACACGACCGCGGGGCCCACCCGCGTCGATGTGATCTACCGCCGCGTGGACGACGAGTTCCTCGATCCGCAGCACTTCCGCCCTGACTCGGTGCTGGGCGCCCCCGGGCTGATGCTCGCCGCGCGCCTCGGCAACGTCACGCTGGCGAACGCGATCGGCAACGGCGTCGCCGACGACAAGCTCGTCTACACGTACGTCCCCGAGCTCATCCGGTACTACCTCGGCGAGGATCCGATCCTCCCGAACGTCGACACCTGGCGGCTGGAAGAGCCGGATGCTCTCGCCGAGGTGCTCGATCGACTGGACGAGCTCGTCGTGAAGCCGGTCGACGGGTCGGGCGGCAAGGGACTCGTGGTCGGCCCGGATGCGACGCGCGCGGAGCTGGACGCCCTGCGGGCGCAGCTGCTCGCCGATCCGCGCGGCTGGATCGCGCAGCCGGTCGTGCAGCTCTCGACGATCCCGACGCTCGTGGAAGACGGCTTCCGCCCGCGGCACGTCGATCTCCGCCCCTTCGCCGTGAACGACGGGGAGGACATCTGGGTGCTGCCCGGAGGGCTCACACGCGTCGCGCTCCCTGAGGGACAGCTGGTCGTCAACTCGAGCCAGGGCGGCGGGTCCAAGGACACCTGGGTGCTGGATCCCTCCCTGTTCACCGGGCCGACCGCGACGCTGGCCGGGCTCTCGGACCCTGCGACCGACGAGGTGTCGATCGCGACAGGGGCCATCGGGATCGTGTCGTCTCCGCGAGAGGAGCCGCATCCGCCGTTCCTGTCGTCGCCGCAGGACGAGGACCTCGAGACCCGGCACCACCAGCAGCAGCAACAACAGCAACAACAGCAGCAGGGAGGCGCGACATGCTGA
- a CDS encoding thiamine pyrophosphate-binding protein encodes MPTVSAHVALTLAQHIDAVFGVMGNGNAYFLDAIEKQTDAVFTAVRHEQGAVVAADAHFRASGRIAAGTSTYGAGFTNTLTALAEAVQAHVPLVLVVGDEPTSGPRPWDVDQIALASAVGARTYTVGRTDAAATTVIAIEHALTYRVPVVLAIPYDVAALEAGPVAEAPSPRLPAPLTPKGEFAEGMLDEIAAALRGAERPFLLAGRGAWLAGASHALGELAELTGALTASSALGRGVFPDPRYDLGVTGGFGADGAMELVRTADVAVVFGASLNQFTMRFGELFAPGTRVFQIDIAPAATHAHIGGFVRADARVAAEELVTRLRSTSADGHSFGDRARHAASAEGPAGESAASSETVPARPWRESVDVASARAYDAGDDLAADGRLDPRSAARRIAELLPEDRVVVSDGGHFIGWANMYWPVAAPDRMMMIGTAFQSIGQGWPSVVGAALARRDSTIVLTSGDGGGLMAIADLESAVRAAAGRGMAVIWNDAAYGAEVNLYGLKGLAEGPMLIPEVDFAAFGAAVGAEGVVVRTLADLDRLEAWAQEDAATRRFLLLDLRISGAVIAPYQQEIIRVNS; translated from the coding sequence ATGCCCACCGTGTCCGCGCATGTCGCCCTCACCCTCGCCCAGCACATCGACGCCGTCTTCGGCGTGATGGGCAACGGCAACGCCTACTTCCTCGATGCGATCGAGAAGCAGACGGATGCCGTCTTCACCGCCGTCCGCCATGAGCAGGGCGCCGTGGTCGCCGCGGACGCGCACTTCCGCGCCTCCGGGCGCATCGCCGCCGGCACCTCGACATACGGCGCCGGCTTCACGAACACCCTCACCGCTCTCGCGGAGGCCGTGCAGGCACACGTGCCGCTCGTGCTCGTGGTCGGCGACGAGCCGACGTCGGGCCCACGCCCGTGGGACGTCGACCAGATCGCCCTCGCGTCGGCCGTCGGGGCCCGCACCTATACGGTCGGACGGACGGATGCCGCGGCGACCACAGTCATCGCGATCGAGCACGCCCTCACCTATCGTGTGCCCGTCGTGCTCGCGATCCCGTACGACGTCGCCGCCCTCGAGGCGGGCCCCGTGGCGGAGGCGCCGTCGCCGCGCCTGCCCGCACCCCTCACCCCGAAGGGCGAGTTCGCCGAGGGGATGCTCGACGAGATCGCCGCGGCGCTGCGCGGAGCCGAGCGCCCGTTCCTGCTCGCGGGACGCGGCGCATGGCTGGCCGGTGCGAGCCATGCGCTGGGCGAGCTCGCCGAGCTGACCGGCGCGCTCACCGCGTCGTCCGCCCTCGGCCGCGGGGTCTTCCCCGACCCCCGTTACGACCTCGGCGTCACGGGCGGATTCGGTGCCGACGGTGCGATGGAGCTCGTCCGGACGGCCGACGTCGCCGTCGTCTTCGGGGCGTCGCTGAACCAGTTCACGATGCGCTTCGGCGAGCTGTTCGCCCCGGGTACACGGGTGTTCCAGATCGACATCGCCCCCGCCGCCACGCACGCGCACATCGGAGGTTTCGTCCGCGCGGATGCGCGCGTCGCGGCCGAGGAGCTCGTGACCCGGCTGCGGTCCACGTCGGCCGACGGGCACAGCTTCGGAGATCGGGCTCGACACGCCGCATCCGCCGAGGGTCCTGCCGGCGAGTCGGCCGCGAGCTCCGAAACTGTGCCCGCCCGGCCGTGGCGGGAGAGCGTCGACGTGGCATCCGCCCGGGCATACGACGCCGGCGACGACCTCGCCGCCGACGGGCGACTCGACCCGCGTTCGGCAGCACGGCGCATCGCCGAGCTGCTTCCGGAGGACCGCGTCGTGGTCTCGGACGGCGGACACTTCATCGGCTGGGCCAACATGTACTGGCCCGTCGCCGCACCGGATCGCATGATGATGATCGGCACCGCGTTCCAGTCGATCGGTCAGGGCTGGCCGAGCGTCGTCGGCGCCGCTCTGGCCCGCCGCGACTCCACGATCGTGCTGACCTCGGGCGATGGTGGCGGACTGATGGCGATCGCCGACCTGGAATCCGCGGTGCGCGCCGCGGCCGGGCGAGGTATGGCCGTGATCTGGAACGATGCCGCCTACGGGGCCGAGGTCAACCTCTACGGTCTCAAGGGGCTCGCCGAGGGCCCGATGCTCATCCCCGAGGTCGACTTCGCCGCGTTCGGGGCTGCGGTCGGGGCCGAGGGCGTCGTGGTCCGCACGCTCGCCGATCTTGACCGGCTGGAGGCCTGGGCGCAGGAGGATGCCGCGACCCGCCGCTTCCTGCTCCTCGACCTCCGCATCTCCGGCGCTGTCATCGCCCCGTACCAGCAGGAGATCATCCGCGTGAACTCCTGA
- a CDS encoding VOC family protein encodes MDWKIELIFVPVTDVDRSKDFYVKIGFNADHDQTPFDGMRFVQMTPPGSACSIAFGTGLGIDLEPGQQNTIQVVVPNADEALAHLRSVGVEAQGVDEQGWGRFVSFDDPDGNTWTLQELPDYGAQS; translated from the coding sequence ATGGATTGGAAGATCGAACTCATCTTCGTGCCGGTGACAGATGTCGACCGGTCGAAGGACTTCTACGTGAAGATCGGCTTCAACGCCGACCACGACCAGACACCGTTCGACGGGATGCGGTTCGTGCAGATGACGCCGCCGGGGTCGGCCTGCTCGATCGCGTTCGGCACCGGTCTCGGCATCGATCTCGAACCGGGGCAGCAGAACACGATCCAGGTCGTGGTGCCGAATGCGGATGAGGCGCTGGCGCACCTGCGGAGTGTCGGTGTCGAGGCGCAGGGCGTCGACGAGCAGGGGTGGGGTCGATTCGTCAGCTTCGACGACCCCGACGGCAACACGTGGACGCTGCAGGAGCTTCCGGACTACGGCGCCCAGAGCTGA
- a CDS encoding FAD-dependent monooxygenase translates to MQFHHHGYVSGDPRVQDAAGLGTDRPAALPDEVDVLIVGSGPAGMLLAAQMSQYPDISTRIIEKREGRLVLGQADGIQPRSVETFQAFGFAERIVAEAYNIGWMNFWSPDPENPREIIRTARTADYAYDICEFPHLIVNQARVLDYFAEAAATGPGRIAPDYGVEFVGLTVHDEGEHPVEVRVRHVAGERAGEEQTIRAKYVAGCDGARSGVRQAIGRTHVGGSAAHAWGVMDVLVNTDFPDWRTKCAINSQAGNILHIPREGGYLSRMYIDLGEVAQDDDHRVRQTPIEEIIRKANDILHPYTIDVKQVAWHSVYEVGHRVTDGFDDVLEESGRTPRVFLTGDACHTHSAKAGQGMNVSMQDGFNLGWKLGSVLTGRAPEALLATYGAERRPVAQQLINFDREWSSLMARKPEEISDPGELATYYLATAEFPSGFMTQYTASMITGSDAHQGLAGGFPLGKRFKSAEVIRVGDGNVVHLGHHARADGRWRVYAFGDRAGAALAAWADAAAPVFARFTPADADADAVFDVKAVYQQPYEEVEVTSAPALFQPKTGPLGLTDWEKVYAAGPSKWTETDIFEARELSRDGVVIVVRPDQYVAAILPLEGVDELAEFFEGALLPAV, encoded by the coding sequence ATGCAGTTCCACCACCACGGCTACGTCTCCGGGGACCCGCGCGTGCAGGATGCCGCAGGGCTCGGCACGGATCGTCCGGCTGCCCTGCCCGACGAGGTCGACGTGCTCATCGTCGGCTCGGGCCCGGCCGGCATGCTCCTCGCCGCGCAGATGTCGCAGTACCCCGACATCTCGACGCGCATCATCGAGAAGCGGGAGGGGCGGCTCGTGCTCGGGCAGGCCGACGGCATCCAGCCGCGCAGCGTCGAGACCTTCCAGGCGTTCGGATTCGCCGAGCGCATCGTCGCCGAGGCCTACAACATCGGCTGGATGAACTTCTGGAGTCCTGACCCGGAGAATCCGCGCGAGATCATCCGCACCGCGCGCACCGCCGACTACGCCTATGACATCTGCGAGTTCCCGCACCTGATCGTGAACCAGGCGCGCGTGCTCGACTACTTCGCCGAGGCGGCAGCGACGGGGCCGGGCCGGATCGCGCCCGACTACGGCGTCGAGTTCGTGGGGCTCACCGTGCACGACGAGGGCGAGCACCCCGTCGAGGTCCGCGTGCGTCACGTGGCGGGGGAGCGGGCCGGCGAGGAGCAGACCATCCGGGCGAAGTACGTCGCGGGCTGCGACGGCGCCCGCAGCGGTGTGCGTCAGGCCATCGGGCGCACCCACGTCGGCGGAAGCGCCGCGCACGCCTGGGGTGTCATGGACGTGCTCGTGAACACCGACTTCCCGGACTGGCGCACCAAGTGCGCGATCAACTCCCAGGCAGGAAACATCCTGCACATCCCCCGCGAGGGCGGCTACCTGTCGCGGATGTACATCGATCTCGGCGAGGTCGCGCAGGACGACGACCACCGCGTGCGGCAGACGCCGATCGAGGAGATCATCCGCAAGGCGAACGACATCCTGCATCCGTACACGATCGACGTGAAGCAGGTCGCCTGGCACAGCGTGTACGAGGTCGGACACCGGGTGACCGACGGCTTCGACGACGTGCTCGAGGAGTCGGGCCGCACCCCGCGGGTCTTCCTGACGGGTGACGCGTGCCACACGCACAGTGCCAAGGCAGGACAGGGCATGAACGTCTCGATGCAGGACGGCTTCAACCTGGGCTGGAAGCTCGGCTCCGTGCTGACCGGTCGTGCACCGGAGGCTCTGCTCGCGACGTACGGCGCCGAGCGGCGGCCGGTCGCGCAGCAGCTCATCAACTTCGATCGGGAGTGGTCGTCGCTCATGGCGCGCAAGCCCGAGGAGATCTCGGACCCGGGCGAGCTCGCCACGTACTACCTGGCGACGGCCGAGTTCCCGTCGGGTTTCATGACGCAGTACACCGCGTCGATGATCACCGGATCCGATGCGCACCAGGGGCTGGCCGGCGGGTTCCCGCTCGGCAAGCGGTTCAAGTCGGCCGAGGTCATCAGGGTCGGCGACGGCAACGTCGTGCATCTCGGTCACCATGCGCGCGCGGACGGACGGTGGCGGGTCTACGCGTTCGGCGACCGCGCCGGGGCAGCGCTCGCCGCGTGGGCGGATGCCGCTGCGCCGGTGTTCGCTCGCTTCACCCCCGCGGATGCCGACGCCGACGCGGTCTTCGACGTGAAGGCGGTGTACCAGCAGCCGTACGAGGAGGTCGAGGTCACGAGCGCACCTGCGCTGTTCCAGCCCAAGACCGGGCCGCTCGGACTCACGGATTGGGAGAAGGTGTATGCCGCGGGTCCCTCGAAGTGGACGGAGACCGACATCTTCGAGGCGCGGGAGCTGTCTCGCGACGGCGTCGTGATCGTCGTCCGTCCTGACCAGTACGTCGCGGCGATCCTGCCGTTGGAGGGGGTCGACGAGCTCGCGGAGTTCTTCGAGGGGGCCTTGCTTCCGGCGGTCTGA
- a CDS encoding MFS transporter has product MSGQSQAGFTPTGTIATAADRRRVVFATVVGTTVEWYDFFIYATAVGLVFGQLFFEPLGANSALIAFATVGVSFLFRPLGAFLAGHYGDKLGRKTVLMWTLILMGAATALIGLLPTYEAIGITAPILLVLLRIIQGISAGGEWGGAVLMAVEHAPRKKRGIFGASPQIGVPLGLLLASGVMALMTAIAPGDQFAAWGWRVPFLLSVVLILVGYYVRRKVEESPVFTELAARKEKARMPIVQLFRKHALLVIIAAFVFAGNNAVGYMTTGGYIQNYATNPEGPIGLDRGPVLWAVAGSAVTWLLTTLLAGWICDRIGRRTTYIIGWVLQLIGVFALFPLVNTGQIGLLFAGLAILTIGLGFTYGPQAALYTELFPASIRFSGVSISYAIGAIAGGAFAPTIATAIVQATGSTQAVTGYLAGMTVLGLIATLLLRDRSGIPLGPDHEDEQSVSPIYGLAKA; this is encoded by the coding sequence ATGAGCGGGCAGTCACAGGCTGGGTTCACGCCCACCGGCACCATCGCGACAGCGGCCGATCGGCGCCGCGTCGTGTTCGCCACCGTCGTCGGGACCACCGTGGAGTGGTACGACTTCTTCATCTACGCCACCGCGGTCGGCCTCGTGTTCGGCCAGCTCTTCTTCGAGCCCCTGGGCGCGAACAGCGCGCTGATCGCCTTCGCCACCGTCGGGGTCAGCTTCCTCTTCCGCCCGCTCGGCGCGTTCCTCGCCGGCCACTACGGCGACAAGCTCGGGCGCAAGACGGTGCTCATGTGGACGCTGATCCTGATGGGCGCGGCGACCGCACTGATCGGTCTGCTTCCGACCTACGAGGCCATCGGCATCACCGCGCCGATCCTGCTGGTGCTGCTGCGCATCATCCAGGGCATCTCGGCCGGTGGCGAGTGGGGCGGTGCGGTCCTCATGGCCGTCGAGCACGCCCCGCGCAAGAAACGCGGCATCTTCGGGGCCTCGCCGCAGATCGGCGTGCCGCTGGGGCTGCTGCTCGCCTCGGGCGTGATGGCGCTGATGACCGCGATCGCACCCGGTGACCAGTTCGCGGCGTGGGGATGGCGCGTGCCGTTCCTGCTCAGCGTCGTGCTGATCCTCGTCGGCTACTACGTGCGCCGGAAGGTCGAGGAGAGCCCGGTGTTCACCGAGCTCGCCGCGCGCAAGGAGAAGGCGCGGATGCCGATCGTGCAGCTGTTCCGCAAGCACGCGCTGCTCGTGATCATCGCGGCCTTCGTCTTCGCCGGCAACAACGCGGTCGGCTACATGACCACGGGCGGCTACATCCAGAACTACGCCACGAACCCCGAGGGCCCCATCGGCCTCGATCGCGGTCCGGTGCTCTGGGCGGTCGCCGGGTCCGCGGTCACCTGGCTGCTGACGACGCTGCTGGCCGGATGGATCTGCGACCGCATCGGTCGCCGCACGACCTACATCATCGGCTGGGTGCTGCAGCTCATCGGCGTCTTCGCCCTGTTCCCGCTCGTCAACACCGGGCAGATCGGGCTGCTCTTCGCCGGGCTCGCCATCCTCACGATCGGCCTCGGGTTCACGTACGGCCCGCAGGCGGCGCTGTACACGGAGCTCTTCCCCGCCAGCATCCGCTTCTCCGGCGTCTCGATCTCGTACGCGATCGGCGCGATCGCGGGCGGTGCGTTCGCGCCCACCATCGCGACGGCGATCGTGCAGGCGACGGGGTCGACCCAGGCGGTGACCGGGTACCTCGCCGGCATGACGGTTCTCGGCCTCATCGCCACCCTGCTGCTGCGCGATCGCTCCGGCATCCCGCTCGGCCCGGATCATGAGGACGAGCAGTCGGTCAGCCCGATCTACGGACTCGCCAAGGCCTGA
- a CDS encoding fumarylacetoacetate hydrolase family protein, producing the protein MTDQIARPGKIIAIHLSYASRADQRGRRPAAPSYFFKPASSVGVSGGTVERPAGTELLAFEGEIALVIGTTARRVSLDEAWSHVGGVTASNDLGLYDLRANDKGSNVRSKGGDGYTPLGPQLIDARTVDPAALRVRAWVNGELRQDDTTAGLIFPLAQLVADLSQHFTLEPGDVILTGTPAGSSVIVPGDVVEIEVDAPDAAGAPTSGRLVTTVTQGDVPFDAELGSLPAVDDLQRTEAWGSAKAAGLADGPSTGSGTQHGVTPAKSGFAEPVEASPTLSPELRAKLLEAPTAGLSAQLRKRGHHSCFIDGVSANIPGAKIVGTAKTLRFVPFREDLFQSHGGGYNAQKRAFDAVDEGEIIVIEARGDATTGTLGDILALRARARGAAGVITDGGVRDFDAVAEIGLPVFSQGAHPSVLGRKHVPWDVDVTISCGGATVQPGDIIVGDGDGAIVIPPSLVEEVVDAALAQEIEDAWIAEQVAAGHPVDGLFPMNAEWRARYEAESPSTGSGTQL; encoded by the coding sequence GTGACGGACCAGATCGCCCGCCCCGGCAAGATCATCGCGATCCATCTGAGTTACGCATCCCGCGCGGATCAGCGCGGCCGGCGCCCGGCAGCCCCCTCGTACTTCTTCAAGCCGGCCAGCTCCGTCGGAGTCTCCGGCGGCACGGTCGAGCGCCCGGCCGGGACCGAGCTCCTCGCCTTCGAGGGGGAGATCGCCCTGGTGATCGGCACCACCGCACGCCGCGTCTCGCTCGACGAGGCGTGGTCGCACGTCGGCGGGGTCACCGCGTCGAACGACCTCGGCCTGTACGACCTGCGCGCGAACGACAAGGGCTCCAACGTCCGCTCCAAGGGCGGCGACGGCTACACGCCGCTCGGACCGCAGCTGATCGACGCGCGTACGGTCGACCCCGCCGCGCTGCGCGTGCGCGCCTGGGTCAACGGCGAGCTGCGTCAGGACGACACCACCGCCGGCCTCATCTTCCCGCTCGCCCAGCTCGTGGCCGATCTCTCCCAGCACTTCACTCTCGAGCCCGGCGACGTGATCCTCACCGGGACACCGGCCGGCTCCTCCGTCATCGTCCCGGGTGACGTCGTCGAGATCGAGGTGGACGCCCCGGATGCCGCGGGCGCCCCCACCTCCGGGCGCCTGGTCACCACCGTCACGCAGGGCGACGTGCCGTTCGACGCGGAGCTCGGATCTCTCCCCGCAGTCGACGACCTGCAGCGCACCGAGGCCTGGGGATCCGCGAAAGCGGCGGGACTGGCCGACGGCCCTTCGACAGGCTCAGGGACCCAGCATGGTGTGACGCCCGCGAAAAGCGGGTTCGCTGAGCCGGTCGAAGCGTCCCCCACGCTCTCCCCCGAACTCCGGGCGAAGCTCCTCGAAGCCCCCACCGCCGGGCTCTCCGCCCAGCTGCGCAAGCGCGGGCACCACTCCTGCTTCATCGACGGCGTCTCCGCCAACATCCCCGGCGCCAAGATCGTCGGCACGGCCAAGACGCTCCGCTTCGTGCCTTTCCGCGAGGACCTGTTCCAGAGCCACGGCGGCGGCTACAACGCCCAGAAGCGCGCCTTCGACGCGGTGGACGAGGGCGAGATCATCGTGATCGAGGCTCGCGGCGATGCGACGACCGGCACGCTGGGCGACATCCTCGCCCTCCGCGCCCGGGCCCGCGGAGCAGCCGGAGTGATCACCGACGGCGGGGTCCGCGACTTCGACGCGGTGGCCGAGATCGGTCTTCCCGTCTTCTCCCAGGGCGCCCACCCCTCGGTCCTCGGTCGCAAGCACGTGCCGTGGGACGTCGACGTGACGATCTCCTGCGGCGGAGCGACCGTGCAGCCCGGCGACATCATCGTCGGCGACGGCGACGGCGCGATCGTCATCCCGCCGTCGCTCGTCGAGGAGGTCGTCGACGCCGCACTCGCCCAGGAGATCGAAGACGCCTGGATCGCGGAGCAGGTCGCCGCCGGACACCCGGTCGACGGGCTGTTCCCGATGAACGCCGAATGGCGCGCCCGCTACGAGGCGGAAAGCCCTTCGACAGGCTCAGGGACCCAGCTATGA
- a CDS encoding GntR family transcriptional regulator has protein sequence MSATAVSKSQVAYEWIRSRITAHMFSPGYRLVLGSIADDLKMSVVPVREAIRRLEAEGLVTFERNVGARVTLVDESEYAHTMQTLGIVEGSATALSAPLLDEAALDEAARINDRMSRMLEHFDAHAFTELNRQFHSVLFEPCPNPHLLDLVHRGWSRLSGIRESTFASVPGRAQHSVEEHAEILALIRADADPLEIELAARNHRWRTMDAFLDALHTRSAHATGEAS, from the coding sequence ATGAGCGCGACCGCTGTCAGCAAGTCCCAGGTCGCCTACGAGTGGATCCGCTCGCGCATCACCGCGCACATGTTCAGCCCCGGCTACCGCCTGGTGCTCGGATCGATCGCGGACGACCTGAAGATGAGCGTCGTGCCGGTGCGCGAGGCGATCCGGCGACTCGAGGCCGAGGGCCTCGTCACCTTCGAGCGCAACGTCGGCGCCAGGGTCACCCTCGTCGACGAGAGCGAGTACGCACACACCATGCAGACGCTCGGCATCGTCGAGGGCTCGGCGACGGCGCTCTCCGCTCCCCTGCTCGACGAGGCGGCCCTCGACGAGGCGGCCCGGATCAACGACCGGATGTCGCGGATGCTCGAGCACTTCGACGCCCACGCGTTCACCGAGCTCAACCGGCAGTTCCATTCGGTGCTGTTCGAGCCGTGCCCGAACCCGCACCTGCTCGACCTCGTTCATCGCGGCTGGTCTCGGCTCTCCGGCATCCGCGAATCGACGTTCGCGTCGGTCCCGGGTCGCGCCCAGCACTCGGTCGAGGAGCACGCCGAGATCCTCGCACTCATCCGGGCGGATGCCGATCCGCTCGAGATCGAGCTCGCCGCCCGCAACCACCGCTGGCGCACGATGGACGCGTTCCTCGATGCCCTGCACACCCGTTCCGCCCACGCCACAGGAGAAGCCTCATGA